From Jeotgalibacillus haloalkalitolerans:
GAATGAAATAGTGCGAAATGTGAATATTGAGATTGCACAAGGCATCCAGGCTGGCGAGGGATATTCTCAGATCGCTAAAAGGCTTGAGAAAACAGTGGGCTTCTCGAAAAACAAGGCTCGGCTGGTTGCTCGTACTGAGTCTGGCCGTGTTCGTTCCCTCTCAGGTGAGAAGGCGGAGGAACAGGCTGCAAAGTTTGTTGAGATCACAGGGCTATGGATGAGTGCGTTGGACTTTAGAGTCAGAAAGTCTCACCGCATACTCGATGGTCAAAAAACAGATAAAGAAGGTTATTTCCATTACATGAAGCTAAAAGCAAAAGGTCCGCATCAGTGGAATGTTGCTTCGATGGATATTCAGTGTCGCTGCGTGAAGCTCAGACTTGTTAATGGCATGATTCCTGAAGTGCGCAGAGGTCGCAATTACGCTGATCCTATTTACCAGCAGAAGCTTGCCGATCGCATTGAAAAGTATATGGGTGATGAGTCACTGACATATAAGAAGGCTCTCAAGCAGGCGCAGAAGGAGATTTTGCCACCATCAAAGGTTATGGATTACGAGCCGTTTGAGAAGTGGAAGGAAAGACAGCCGAAAGCATCATAATATTTTCATGTGTAGTAAAATTATTTCGAGGTGATTGAAATGAAAATTTACGTTTTAGTAGTTCATGAGGATGATTTTGACTATGATGAAATCGACGATGCAGTAGTTCTGGCTGAGAATAAAGAGGAAGCTATCAAGATAGCCCAAGAGCAACGTAATGTGAGATGGGTAGTAGAGAAAGTGTTTGACACAGATAAAACCACTTTAATAAGCAAATACATCCATCACGGTTAAGCACTCACAAATTGAGTGCTTTTTTATATGGTCAAAGGAGTGGTCACTTTGAACGAGTTAAACGAATATCGCTTAAAGAAAGAAGGCAAGAT
This genomic window contains:
- a CDS encoding phage minor head protein, yielding MNQLQIEELLDKLLKQSEDDLEKVFNKRLRSIQFQVSEMYRKYEKDGELGWTEVNKYDRFGKEMANIAKELTGDYRMIIRELQKSLEYQYVEGYLRTAYLLENFAGSEMGFTVPSVEMIKSVLLNPIAELTLSAVMQQHRNEIVRNVNIEIAQGIQAGEGYSQIAKRLEKTVGFSKNKARLVARTESGRVRSLSGEKAEEQAAKFVEITGLWMSALDFRVRKSHRILDGQKTDKEGYFHYMKLKAKGPHQWNVASMDIQCRCVKLRLVNGMIPEVRRGRNYADPIYQQKLADRIEKYMGDESLTYKKALKQAQKEILPPSKVMDYEPFEKWKERQPKAS